TTTCGTCGTTGGTGAGCCATACGCCGTGTCCGGCGGTGAACTTGGGTCCGAGCAGGCCGTGCTTTTCGTGCACGTGGGTGTAGTCGTTGCAATCCGGGAAGTGTTCCTTGGCGCTGCGCAGTTCGCTTGGGTTTTCGGAAATGTGGGTGTTGATCCAGCAGTCGGGATATTCCTTTTTGAGTTCCCGGCACATGTCCATCATCTCCGAGGTGCAGCCCACGGCGAAGCGGGGGGTGATGGCGTAGAGGTTGCGGCCCTTGCGGTGGTAGGTCTCGATCAGCCGCTTGGACTCGTTGTAAAAGTACTGCGGGGTGATGACCACGTCTGCCGGGGCGAAGCGGTCGATGCCGGTCAGCCCGGCGATCACCCGCATATTGCGTTTGGCCGCCTCGTCAAAAAACACCTCGGTTGCCACCGGATGCGAGGTGGTAAACGTCTGGCAGGTGGTGGTGCCGCCGGACAGGAGGGCTGTGAAAAAGTGCTGGGCGGCCTCGGTGGCGTAGGCCCGGTCATTGTATTTCACCTCTTCGGGGAAGATCGAGTTTTGCAGCCAGTCCAGTAATTGGTTGCCGTAGGCTCCAAGCGCCCGGACCTGGGGGAAGTGGATATGGCCGTCGATGAACCCGGGCATGATGATGCGCCCGGGCAGATGGGTGATGGCCATCTCGGCATGGCGGGCGGAAACCTCGGTAAAAGGGCCAAAGTCCTCGATGCGGCCGTTCTTGACGACCAGGAGGCCGTCCCGGATGAAGCGGGCGGCTTCCTTCTCCTGGCCGATGTGCTTCCAGGGATCGTCCAGGAAATCGAAAAATGTTCCTCGAATCGCACAATTACTGCCGGTCATGGTACGTCCTCCGTTCAATGTTGCAATTCGGATCGCCTGGAGCCGCGGATCGAAGAAAGGCGGAGGCGGTCAGGGTCTCGAAACCGGTCTCCCCTGTGGTCGGGATCTTTCTCTTGAGGCCGGTGGTGCGCCTCATGGAAAGCGTCTTGTCGGACATGTCCTCTTCGAGGTCGGGGGGCTTTCTTTTGGGGCCGGTGGTGCGCCGGTGG
Above is a window of Desulfovibrio sp. TomC DNA encoding:
- the guaD gene encoding guanine deaminase gives rise to the protein MTGSNCAIRGTFFDFLDDPWKHIGQEKEAARFIRDGLLVVKNGRIEDFGPFTEVSARHAEMAITHLPGRIIMPGFIDGHIHFPQVRALGAYGNQLLDWLQNSIFPEEVKYNDRAYATEAAQHFFTALLSGGTTTCQTFTTSHPVATEVFFDEAAKRNMRVIAGLTGIDRFAPADVVITPQYFYNESKRLIETYHRKGRNLYAITPRFAVGCTSEMMDMCRELKKEYPDCWINTHISENPSELRSAKEHFPDCNDYTHVHEKHGLLGPKFTAGHGVWLTNDEMRRFSKAGAAVSFCPLSNLFLGSGLFRLGRAKDPEHPVRLSVGCDVGGGNAFSLIRVLEEAYKVGMCNNTMLDGSVNPREQDLAESERNKLSPYRAFYLATLGGAHSLYLDDILGSFDPGKEADFVVLDWNAGQAAMAWHQSLAAQSAGPETMDAAAQLLFGIMAAGDDRNVDETWIAGQRLYKKGAP